A portion of the uncultured Draconibacterium sp. genome contains these proteins:
- a CDS encoding DUF4956 domain-containing protein gives MDKWNLFQRFLITENAQISIVDFLINTAIILVLALVLEFTYTRCAKSLSGRKTFASNFFLVAFTTMLIISIVKSSLALSLGLVGALSIVRFRSAIKEPEELAYLFLTISIGLGLGANQRLVTIVGALILLAIVWARHLSTPKRSKQNLYLTVSGMGDGKPSLENVDELVKNSFKASKLVRYDETADNIETSFWVEIKNPDDLQKFRNKLETVGREIRVSFVDNNSF, from the coding sequence ATGGACAAATGGAACCTGTTTCAACGGTTTTTAATTACCGAAAATGCACAAATATCGATAGTGGATTTTTTAATTAATACCGCTATTATATTAGTGTTGGCCTTAGTGCTCGAATTTACTTACACTCGATGTGCAAAAAGTTTGTCGGGAAGAAAAACCTTTGCCTCAAATTTCTTTTTGGTGGCATTTACTACTATGCTTATTATCTCGATTGTAAAATCGTCGTTGGCACTATCGTTGGGATTGGTTGGAGCACTGTCGATTGTCCGTTTTCGATCGGCCATTAAGGAGCCCGAAGAGCTGGCCTATTTGTTTCTCACTATTTCAATTGGATTGGGTTTGGGAGCCAATCAACGACTGGTAACAATTGTTGGTGCTCTAATTTTGCTCGCCATTGTTTGGGCACGACACTTAAGTACACCAAAGCGAAGCAAACAAAATCTATACCTTACGGTTAGCGGAATGGGAGATGGAAAACCTAGCCTGGAGAACGTTGATGAGTTGGTGAAAAATAGTTTTAAAGCATCAAAATTAGTGCGCTACGACGAAACTGCCGATAATATTGAGACATCGTTTTGGGTTGAAATTAAAAATCCTGATGATCTACAAAAATTTAGAAATAAGCTTGAAACAGTCGGGCGTGAGATTCGGGTTTCATTTGTTGATAACAACTCGTTTTAG
- a CDS encoding NUDIX domain-containing protein: protein MQKYKVFLNEKRIGFVPGANITLSKLSEILTENSGIDAIKGFLQNFENSDNQETVVEHPEVELLFQNFRSAFLQINAAGGVVKRDGKLLFIFRNGKWDLPKGKIDKGESNETAALREVEEECGITNHFIVKTLPSTYHIYKSPYKKTFGQWVFKETFWFEMDYSGTETPVPQLEEGITNVRWFQPSELDVVLKNTYENLKSLIGLYRL from the coding sequence ATGCAAAAATATAAAGTTTTTTTGAATGAAAAGAGGATCGGTTTTGTGCCGGGCGCGAATATAACATTGAGTAAACTAAGCGAAATATTGACCGAAAACAGCGGTATTGACGCGATTAAAGGTTTTCTGCAGAATTTTGAAAACAGTGATAATCAGGAAACTGTTGTAGAACATCCTGAAGTTGAGCTTTTGTTTCAAAATTTCAGATCAGCATTTTTACAGATTAATGCTGCCGGAGGAGTTGTAAAACGTGACGGGAAATTGCTTTTTATTTTCAGAAACGGTAAATGGGATCTGCCAAAAGGAAAAATTGACAAAGGGGAAAGTAACGAAACAGCTGCTTTGCGCGAAGTAGAAGAAGAATGTGGAATTACGAATCATTTCATTGTAAAAACGCTGCCATCAACTTATCACATTTACAAATCGCCGTACAAAAAAACATTCGGGCAGTGGGTTTTTAAAGAAACGTTTTGGTTTGAAATGGACTACAGCGGGACGGAAACACCGGTTCCACAACTGGAAGAAGGAATTACTAATGTGCGCTGGTTTCAACCAAGTGAGTTGGATGTTGTGCTCAAAAATACCTATGAAAACTTAAAATCGCTAATCGGACTTTACCGGCTTTGA
- a CDS encoding VTC domain-containing protein translates to MSNGYTELNNYRFERKFVAPDMSRLATEMVIKQNQAFFNPVYQPRRINNIYFDTPGLDCFFDNLFGNGNRWKCRLRWYGEVFGKIEMPVLEFKIKKGLVGTKRSFRMPAFNFDKHQFTFRDIEQLFEEAALPHDIRERVAKVQPVLLNSYNRSYFVSMNKRYRITVDDKLEYYNLRRGWNHFGRPFTEDFKTVVELKYDQKWNTEVDMITNQFPFRLDKNSKFLSGMSHFRSEIAV, encoded by the coding sequence ATGTCCAACGGATACACAGAGCTTAATAATTATCGGTTTGAGCGTAAGTTTGTTGCGCCTGATATGTCGCGTTTAGCCACCGAAATGGTGATTAAACAAAACCAGGCATTTTTTAATCCAGTGTATCAACCCCGTCGAATAAACAATATTTATTTCGATACGCCTGGGTTAGACTGTTTTTTCGATAATTTGTTTGGTAACGGAAATCGCTGGAAATGCCGACTGCGCTGGTATGGAGAGGTTTTTGGCAAAATTGAAATGCCGGTGCTGGAGTTCAAAATTAAAAAGGGCCTGGTGGGAACAAAACGCTCGTTCAGAATGCCCGCATTTAATTTTGACAAACATCAGTTCACTTTTCGAGATATTGAACAGCTTTTTGAAGAAGCAGCTTTGCCCCACGACATTCGAGAGCGAGTGGCAAAAGTACAACCTGTTCTACTGAATTCATATAACCGAAGCTACTTTGTGTCGATGAATAAGCGATACCGAATAACAGTTGATGATAAATTGGAATATTACAATTTACGCCGTGGATGGAACCATTTTGGACGACCTTTTACCGAAGATTTTAAAACAGTAGTTGAATTAAAATATGACCAGAAGTGGAACACGGAAGTAGATATGATTACTAACCAGTTTCCGTTTCGACTGGATAAAAACTCGAAATTTTTGTCGGGGATGAGCCATTTTCGCAGTGAAATAGCTGTTTAG
- the coaD gene encoding pantetheine-phosphate adenylyltransferase, with the protein MERIAIFPGSFDPFTIGHESIVRRAISMFDKIYVMIGFNANKKSFFPIEKRLKWINEVFKDEPTVEVRLHEGLTVDFCKEVGAKYILRGIRTSSDFEYERAIAQINKKMHPEIESVFLLTLPEHTPVNASIIRDIVSHGGDASMFLPKGLDMSEFKVE; encoded by the coding sequence ATGGAAAGAATAGCCATATTCCCCGGATCTTTTGATCCTTTTACGATAGGACACGAGTCGATTGTTCGACGTGCCATTTCAATGTTCGACAAAATTTATGTCATGATCGGTTTTAACGCCAATAAAAAATCGTTCTTTCCCATTGAAAAAAGGCTAAAGTGGATCAACGAAGTTTTTAAAGATGAGCCTACTGTTGAAGTTCGGTTACATGAAGGACTAACCGTAGATTTCTGTAAAGAAGTGGGTGCAAAATACATTTTACGCGGCATTCGTACTTCTTCGGATTTTGAATACGAACGTGCCATTGCCCAGATAAATAAAAAAATGCATCCCGAGATTGAATCGGTATTTCTGCTCACCCTACCGGAACATACACCGGTTAATGCAAGTATAATTCGCGACATTGTTTCGCATGGCGGCGATGCCAGCATGTTCCTCCCAAAAGGGCTGGATATGAGCGAATTTAAAGTTGAATAA
- the pyrE gene encoding orotate phosphoribosyltransferase, translating to MENIQTEVTKRLLEINTIKIQPDNPFTWASGWKSPIYCDNRKTLSYPDTRAYIRDAFVQLIQEKYPEAEVIAGVATGAIAIGALVADKLGLPFIYVRSKPKEHGLENLIEGDLKPFKKVVVVEDLVSTGISSLKAAEAVNNFGGDVVGMVSIFTYNFPLAKENFQKAGIELTSLSRYQILIDFSLERGDITKDQVESLMEWREDPANWGK from the coding sequence ATGGAAAATATACAAACAGAAGTAACCAAGAGATTACTTGAAATTAACACTATAAAGATACAACCAGATAATCCATTTACATGGGCTTCGGGTTGGAAATCTCCAATTTATTGCGACAACAGAAAAACGCTTTCTTATCCTGACACCCGTGCTTACATTCGCGATGCTTTTGTTCAGCTGATTCAGGAAAAATACCCGGAAGCAGAAGTAATTGCCGGGGTAGCAACCGGAGCGATTGCAATTGGTGCATTAGTGGCCGATAAACTGGGACTTCCGTTCATTTATGTTCGTTCGAAACCAAAGGAACACGGACTGGAAAACCTGATTGAGGGCGACCTTAAACCGTTCAAAAAGGTTGTTGTAGTAGAAGATCTTGTATCAACAGGAATCAGTAGCTTGAAAGCTGCCGAAGCAGTTAACAACTTTGGTGGCGATGTTGTGGGAATGGTATCAATTTTTACGTATAATTTCCCATTGGCAAAAGAAAACTTCCAGAAAGCAGGTATCGAACTTACTTCGTTGAGCCGTTACCAGATTCTGATCGACTTTTCGCTGGAAAGAGGCGACATTACAAAAGATCAGGTGGAGTCGCTGATGGAGTGGCGCGAAGACCCTGCAAACTGGGGAAAATAA
- a CDS encoding metallophosphoesterase, translating to MKKTTLIYLLLILLTACSKESEPQQPASYSFFVAGHTYGKPGRDNIGLHPPFKEKFGYIQSRKEIKFGVLTGDIVPAPSPEDWDEVDADIDSLGLPVYFAVGNHDMRDRELFESRYGPTYFSFYFNTDLFIVLDPNIDHWNISGEQLDFLKTTVSNNSESVDNIFVLFHQVLWRTNDNIYKDVKLNSYEDRDGSINFWTEVEPIFSQLKNPVFMFAGDVGAGSWSSDFMYDKYDNISLVASGMGEGDGDNFVIINIHSDKSVTYDLVCLSDSTLNCFGDLTDYQLTPAND from the coding sequence ATGAAAAAAACAACTCTCATTTATCTTTTATTAATTTTACTAACGGCCTGCTCAAAAGAATCGGAGCCACAGCAGCCTGCATCGTATTCATTTTTTGTGGCAGGACATACATATGGAAAACCTGGCAGAGACAACATCGGGTTACACCCTCCTTTTAAGGAGAAATTTGGGTATATACAAAGCCGAAAGGAAATTAAGTTTGGCGTTTTAACAGGCGACATTGTTCCTGCGCCATCGCCGGAAGACTGGGATGAAGTGGATGCCGATATCGATTCCTTGGGACTCCCCGTTTATTTTGCGGTTGGAAATCATGATATGCGAGACCGTGAATTATTTGAAAGCAGATATGGCCCCACCTATTTCTCTTTTTATTTCAATACCGACTTATTTATTGTTCTGGATCCCAATATCGATCATTGGAATATCTCGGGTGAACAATTGGACTTTTTAAAAACAACTGTTTCAAACAACAGTGAATCAGTTGATAATATCTTTGTTTTGTTCCATCAGGTATTATGGCGTACAAATGATAATATTTATAAAGACGTAAAACTTAATTCATACGAAGACCGCGACGGTTCTATCAATTTCTGGACGGAAGTTGAACCTATTTTCTCTCAACTTAAGAATCCGGTTTTTATGTTTGCCGGAGATGTTGGTGCCGGATCGTGGAGCTCGGATTTCATGTACGACAAATACGACAATATAAGTCTTGTTGCCAGCGGAATGGGAGAAGGAGATGGAGATAATTTTGTGATTATCAATATCCATTCTGACAAATCGGTTACTTACGATTTGGTTTGCCTGAGTGACAGTACGCTAAACTGCTTTGGCGACTTGACCGATTACCAATTAACGCCTGCAAATGATTAA
- a CDS encoding amino acid permease, with translation MAKSLVNTNAKFGTLPVFLTALSTILGAILFLRFGWAVGQVGFIGVIGIVALGHIVTIPTAFAVAEIATNQRVQGGGAYYIISRSFGLNIGGAIGIALYLSQAISVAFYVIAFGEAFEPVIKWIGETYNFFIPDRRWISIPTMVLLSILILTKGANVGMKALYVVVAILLTSIAMFFLGDSTIKPEVVNFHSKIPNNLNFFFVFTIIFPAFTGLAAGLGLSGDLKDPKKSIPRGTLWATVVGMLVYIAVAYKFAVSATPEDLVADQLIMSKIAIWGPIIPIGLAAASLSSALGSIMVAPRTLQAIGYDDIFPQSHLNRWFARGRKTDNEPINGSLITIVIAFVFVVVGDVDFVAQIISMFFMVTYSAICLISLLEHFAADPAYRPTFRSSWHLSLIGTLSSLWLMFQMNATYAAFSVVIMAIIYYVIMLNNEENQGLNKLFRGVIFQLSRQLQIMLQRADSEKDKSWRPFGVCISHDTFKRRSAFDIMRWISYKYGFGTYIHFIKGLLNEKNTEESKQVLDRLIQLSAGSDSRVYLDTIISPSYTSAIAQVVQLSGISGKGNNLILFEFSRTDPGNLKEITGNYQIVESAGFDICILNTSYKSFGYKKEIHIWIRPEDYVNANLMILLGYIILGHPEWKKGKIKIFALYPEQDMEEKRKQLMELIKAGRLPISPSNISMVPYESGDRKSKIMKYSADADLTIIGFTTDALRNIEEFSEGYNDLGNILFVSSNRAKAIN, from the coding sequence ATGGCAAAATCGCTGGTAAACACTAATGCAAAATTCGGTACATTGCCGGTTTTTCTTACGGCCCTTTCTACCATACTTGGAGCAATTTTATTTCTACGTTTTGGCTGGGCTGTTGGTCAGGTTGGTTTTATCGGCGTAATTGGCATTGTTGCCTTGGGGCACATTGTTACTATTCCCACAGCTTTTGCCGTAGCCGAAATTGCTACAAACCAGCGTGTGCAGGGTGGTGGTGCTTATTACATTATCAGCCGCTCGTTCGGGTTGAACATTGGAGGTGCAATTGGTATTGCTTTATACCTCTCGCAAGCCATTAGCGTTGCATTTTACGTTATTGCTTTTGGCGAAGCATTTGAGCCGGTAATAAAATGGATTGGTGAAACCTATAATTTTTTCATTCCCGATCGACGTTGGATTTCTATTCCAACCATGGTTTTACTTTCGATATTAATTCTTACAAAAGGTGCCAATGTGGGCATGAAAGCATTGTATGTTGTAGTAGCCATTTTATTGACTTCTATTGCCATGTTCTTTTTGGGCGACTCAACCATAAAACCTGAAGTGGTTAATTTTCACAGCAAAATACCGAATAACCTGAATTTCTTTTTTGTTTTTACCATTATCTTCCCTGCATTTACGGGACTTGCAGCAGGTCTGGGACTTTCGGGCGATTTAAAAGATCCTAAAAAATCTATACCGCGCGGAACGCTTTGGGCAACAGTAGTGGGCATGTTAGTTTATATAGCCGTTGCCTACAAATTTGCCGTTTCGGCAACACCCGAAGATTTGGTGGCCGACCAATTGATTATGAGCAAAATTGCCATTTGGGGCCCTATAATCCCGATCGGGCTGGCAGCAGCATCATTAAGTTCCGCATTAGGATCGATAATGGTTGCACCCCGAACTTTACAAGCGATTGGCTACGACGATATTTTCCCGCAAAGTCACCTAAACCGCTGGTTTGCCAGAGGAAGAAAAACTGATAACGAACCCATTAACGGATCGTTGATTACGATTGTTATTGCATTTGTTTTTGTTGTTGTTGGAGACGTTGATTTCGTGGCGCAAATCATCTCCATGTTTTTTATGGTAACCTACAGTGCCATTTGTCTCATCTCGTTACTCGAACATTTTGCAGCCGATCCGGCCTACCGTCCCACATTCCGTTCAAGTTGGCATTTATCGCTTATCGGAACACTTAGTTCGTTGTGGTTAATGTTTCAAATGAATGCTACGTATGCCGCTTTCTCAGTAGTAATTATGGCAATAATTTACTACGTTATCATGCTAAACAACGAAGAGAACCAGGGATTGAACAAACTTTTCCGTGGTGTTATCTTCCAGCTTAGCCGACAGTTGCAAATTATGCTTCAGCGTGCCGACAGCGAAAAAGATAAAAGCTGGCGACCTTTTGGTGTTTGTATTTCGCACGATACTTTTAAACGCCGCTCGGCATTCGACATTATGCGCTGGATTTCGTACAAATACGGTTTTGGAACCTATATTCATTTTATTAAAGGTTTGCTGAATGAGAAAAATACGGAAGAATCAAAACAAGTTCTTGATCGTCTGATACAACTTTCGGCCGGAAGTGACAGCCGTGTTTATCTCGACACGATTATCTCGCCATCATACACTTCAGCAATTGCGCAGGTGGTACAGCTTTCAGGAATATCAGGAAAAGGAAATAACCTTATTCTATTTGAGTTTTCGCGTACCGACCCAGGCAATCTGAAAGAAATTACCGGCAATTATCAAATTGTTGAATCGGCCGGTTTCGATATTTGTATCCTGAATACTTCGTACAAAAGTTTTGGGTATAAAAAAGAGATTCATATCTGGATAAGGCCGGAAGATTATGTAAATGCGAATTTAATGATTTTGCTGGGTTACATTATTTTAGGTCACCCTGAATGGAAAAAAGGAAAAATTAAAATATTTGCACTTTATCCGGAGCAGGATATGGAAGAAAAACGCAAACAATTAATGGAGTTGATAAAAGCCGGACGATTGCCAATCAGCCCGTCGAATATTTCGATGGTGCCGTATGAATCGGGCGATCGGAAAAGCAAAATTATGAAATATTCGGCCGATGCCGACCTTACAATTATTGGTTTTACCACCGATGCCTTGAGAAATATTGAAGAATTCAGCGAAGGCTACAATGACCTGGGCAACATCCTGTTTGTGAGCTCAAACCGGGCAAAAGCAATAAACTAG
- a CDS encoding redoxin domain-containing protein has translation MNNNIRFLIILIASLCFSLNGMATTIRCTNIDYANEQLTFYAFADPISNNNKVAFTLQFNSEGIGEASLQNDKPVFTFSEFGIYRGMLLLEPGETIDLKLPPLKKKSFADQKNPYFQPISFWFFTNSGEMLNDKISRFEQKLNELTDKDFNALYFQQSETAFNRLKAGIDEAFPEKGSESFELHKQLRLKLMEADIFRMSPEDYSAIFQSISSEFWGHQSFKTLFDKTFDKQLSFSAKAIGGSKVSAAVAGENINALLDFISEKYKLSGTIADLVLLKMLHDGFYSNEFPKNAIKNMIASKHFTNNPEIKIREAANNITSKISFLETGSEAPAICLSNLNGKKLCTNNSQEKFKYIVFADVETVICKEHLKYLSRVNELFSKNLDIFVVLRNTERAGIDNFFEENEVPATVLIDSENEAISEYKVRSFPQCFLLNEKHQVVFDDAKAPLNGFEQQFGTWLRNELFMRQRNQSR, from the coding sequence ATGAACAATAACATACGTTTTCTCATAATCCTCATCGCTTCGTTGTGTTTTTCGTTAAATGGAATGGCAACAACCATTCGTTGCACCAACATCGATTATGCCAACGAACAGCTTACTTTTTATGCTTTTGCCGACCCGATTTCGAACAATAACAAAGTGGCTTTCACTTTACAGTTCAACAGTGAAGGTATCGGCGAGGCATCTTTACAAAATGACAAGCCGGTTTTTACCTTTTCGGAATTTGGGATTTACCGCGGAATGTTGCTGCTTGAGCCGGGAGAAACAATCGATTTAAAACTTCCGCCACTAAAAAAGAAATCGTTTGCCGACCAAAAGAATCCTTATTTTCAGCCCATTTCGTTTTGGTTTTTTACCAACAGTGGCGAAATGCTTAACGACAAGATCAGCCGCTTTGAGCAGAAACTAAACGAATTGACCGACAAAGACTTTAATGCACTGTATTTTCAGCAATCGGAAACGGCGTTTAACCGACTAAAAGCCGGAATCGACGAGGCTTTCCCTGAAAAAGGATCGGAGAGTTTTGAATTGCATAAACAATTGCGGTTAAAACTTATGGAAGCTGATATTTTTAGAATGAGCCCCGAAGATTATTCTGCTATTTTCCAATCCATTTCGTCTGAATTTTGGGGACACCAGTCGTTTAAAACCTTATTCGACAAAACCTTTGATAAGCAACTGAGTTTCTCGGCAAAAGCCATTGGCGGAAGCAAAGTTTCGGCAGCAGTTGCCGGCGAGAACATAAATGCCTTGCTCGATTTTATTTCAGAAAAATACAAGCTTTCGGGAACCATTGCTGATTTGGTGTTATTAAAAATGCTGCATGATGGTTTTTACTCCAACGAGTTTCCAAAGAACGCGATTAAGAATATGATTGCCAGCAAGCATTTCACAAACAACCCGGAAATAAAAATTCGTGAAGCAGCTAACAACATCACATCAAAAATTTCATTTCTGGAAACAGGAAGCGAAGCTCCGGCCATTTGTTTAAGCAACTTAAACGGTAAAAAGCTTTGCACCAACAACAGCCAGGAGAAATTTAAATACATTGTTTTTGCCGATGTTGAAACTGTTATCTGCAAGGAACACCTGAAATACCTAAGTCGGGTGAACGAACTTTTTAGTAAAAACCTGGATATTTTTGTAGTGCTTCGAAATACCGAACGAGCAGGCATCGACAATTTTTTTGAAGAAAATGAAGTGCCGGCAACCGTCTTGATCGATAGTGAAAATGAAGCAATTTCAGAATATAAAGTGCGGTCTTTTCCTCAGTGCTTTCTACTAAACGAAAAACACCAGGTGGTTTTTGACGATGCCAAAGCGCCACTCAACGGCTTCGAACAACAATTTGGCACGTGGCTACGTAACGAGCTGTTTATGCGTCAGCGCAATCAAAGCCGGTAA
- a CDS encoding CotH kinase family protein: MNLRSLPIYIILLFSGLFACVEKTTNVPEDKQLIYICDAEQTTNGNRRFLEKNGKDLLFSNTNTQSDDEAFSGTYSSKLYPGNKYGLTTELPDVKPDDYLEITVWRKSPNGGGVVVADGGEKGIYEASKDVIQRGKDGWEKIYLEYYVPPNFTSDTVKIFAWNNTSDTVYFDDLEIKHQNRKIYSSFDDYEKLRFYVDEQYFKLFRNKRHEAFETNFLVNSGDDYVPMMLYANDNFLNGELRLKGDLIDHLYGEKWSYRVKLKKDFAWNRMRTFSVQNPVTRYFLNEWMAHKIFLSEDVLTTRYGFVPIEINNRSMGVYAWEEHFEKQLVESKNRREGPIIRFDETLYWGHQLESKVTGENWDIDYYGGAKITPFKASSLVKDTLKVKQFEEAETLLTQFKNGTATVTELFDVDKLAAYYALLDLTQAYHGFTWHNLRFYYNPVTCLLEPIAYDGYIENGIYKRIDERVNGLLPPEKVDELYYMDLMLYKPFGNKVFCDKYLAYLGKYSQRDFVEKCIAENKTEIDSLTELLQIEFPYYNADFNYIIEQAEFIINNLDSIENNLKKLGRKMRSLQIKRFHPGNSSRANANLIIHQVHAYFNKEEKRLTVFNHANMPVRILGTFIKNALPVSFEDKTLIEPSRGSSSQSHEFIIQEGIPEKLLFTVGADMFEAEISQWAPPKEKSTRQALLAQPLHPDLKISGDSVLFGGEYRFAEDLVIPDSFKVVISPGTTFDFTNNAGFFSFAQVIANGTESQPIRIYSSDNSANGFNILQAYGKSRFSHVHFSGLSNMKRNGWFSPAAVNIYESDVELEYCTFERNQNCDDALNIVRSHFDVNNCEFNHTFADAFDSDFCTGTVQNCTFTTIGNDAIDFSGSQVAISDCQMSEIGDKAISGGEKSELNVTYCKIENANIGVASKDLSRLTLDKIEIDGVNYGFLAFVKKPEYGPASITINNLKLKNKLVFHQIELGSVLELNGKRIEGREEDLAVKLYQ; encoded by the coding sequence ATGAACCTTCGGTCGTTACCCATATATATTATTCTCTTGTTTTCAGGACTTTTCGCTTGTGTTGAAAAAACAACCAATGTGCCTGAGGATAAGCAGTTAATTTATATTTGCGATGCCGAACAAACCACCAACGGTAACCGACGATTTCTTGAAAAGAACGGGAAAGATCTGTTGTTTTCAAATACCAATACACAGTCTGATGATGAAGCCTTTTCAGGAACTTATTCCAGTAAACTCTATCCGGGGAATAAATATGGATTAACTACCGAGCTGCCAGATGTAAAACCTGATGATTATCTGGAGATTACGGTTTGGAGGAAAAGCCCGAATGGAGGGGGAGTTGTTGTTGCCGACGGTGGTGAAAAGGGAATATATGAAGCATCCAAAGATGTAATTCAGCGAGGGAAAGACGGATGGGAAAAAATTTATCTGGAATATTATGTGCCGCCAAATTTTACCTCTGATACAGTAAAAATATTCGCTTGGAACAATACCTCCGATACCGTTTATTTTGATGATTTAGAGATAAAACATCAAAACCGAAAAATATATTCCTCTTTTGATGATTACGAAAAACTTAGGTTTTATGTTGATGAGCAATATTTTAAGTTGTTTAGAAATAAAAGACACGAAGCATTCGAAACTAATTTCCTGGTTAATTCAGGCGATGACTATGTGCCGATGATGCTTTATGCTAATGATAATTTTTTGAATGGAGAGCTACGTTTAAAAGGCGATTTAATTGATCACCTCTATGGCGAGAAATGGTCGTACCGGGTGAAACTGAAAAAAGATTTTGCCTGGAACAGAATGCGCACTTTTTCTGTTCAAAATCCGGTAACACGTTACTTCCTGAACGAATGGATGGCACATAAAATATTTTTGAGCGAAGATGTTTTAACAACTCGATACGGTTTTGTTCCCATTGAAATCAATAATCGTTCAATGGGAGTTTACGCCTGGGAGGAGCATTTTGAAAAGCAGCTTGTAGAAAGTAAAAACAGAAGGGAAGGGCCAATTATTCGTTTTGACGAAACGCTTTATTGGGGACATCAGTTAGAGTCGAAAGTTACGGGAGAAAACTGGGACATTGATTATTATGGCGGAGCAAAAATCACCCCTTTCAAAGCCAGTAGTCTGGTTAAAGATACGTTGAAAGTGAAACAATTTGAGGAGGCAGAGACCTTGCTTACTCAATTTAAAAATGGCACTGCTACGGTAACTGAATTGTTTGATGTGGATAAGCTGGCAGCGTATTATGCTTTACTCGATCTTACACAGGCTTATCATGGTTTTACGTGGCACAATCTTCGGTTTTACTACAACCCGGTTACCTGTTTACTCGAACCAATTGCATACGACGGCTATATCGAAAATGGAATTTATAAACGAATAGATGAGCGTGTAAATGGTTTGCTCCCCCCTGAAAAAGTTGACGAACTTTACTACATGGATTTAATGTTGTATAAACCCTTTGGAAATAAGGTGTTTTGTGATAAATACCTGGCCTATCTGGGAAAGTATAGTCAGAGAGATTTTGTTGAAAAATGTATAGCTGAAAATAAGACTGAAATAGATTCATTGACGGAATTACTTCAAATAGAATTCCCTTATTATAATGCTGATTTCAATTATATCATTGAACAAGCTGAGTTTATAATCAACAACCTTGATTCTATTGAAAACAACCTGAAAAAACTGGGCAGGAAAATGCGGAGCTTGCAGATCAAACGCTTTCATCCCGGGAACTCTTCAAGAGCAAATGCGAACCTGATAATTCACCAGGTGCATGCTTATTTTAATAAAGAAGAAAAGCGACTAACTGTTTTCAACCATGCCAATATGCCAGTTCGGATTTTAGGAACATTCATAAAAAATGCATTACCGGTGAGTTTTGAGGATAAAACGCTAATAGAGCCTTCCAGAGGTTCTTCATCCCAAAGTCATGAGTTTATTATTCAGGAAGGAATTCCCGAAAAGCTACTATTCACTGTTGGTGCTGATATGTTTGAAGCCGAGATAAGCCAGTGGGCACCACCAAAAGAAAAATCAACGCGACAGGCTTTATTGGCTCAGCCTTTGCATCCCGATTTAAAAATTTCAGGAGATTCAGTGTTGTTCGGTGGGGAATATCGTTTCGCAGAAGATCTAGTAATCCCCGATTCGTTTAAGGTGGTTATAAGCCCTGGTACAACATTCGATTTTACAAATAATGCCGGTTTTTTTAGTTTCGCTCAGGTAATTGCAAACGGAACTGAATCGCAACCAATACGGATTTATTCGAGCGATAATTCAGCCAATGGATTTAATATTCTTCAGGCTTATGGAAAGTCGCGATTTTCTCACGTCCATTTTTCGGGATTGAGCAATATGAAACGAAACGGTTGGTTTTCTCCCGCTGCTGTAAACATCTACGAGTCAGATGTCGAGTTGGAATATTGTACGTTTGAGCGAAATCAAAATTGTGATGATGCTTTAAACATTGTTCGGTCGCATTTTGATGTAAACAATTGCGAATTTAACCATACATTTGCCGACGCATTTGACTCTGATTTTTGTACCGGAACAGTGCAAAATTGCACATTTACAACTATTGGTAACGATGCTATAGATTTTTCGGGAAGCCAGGTTGCAATTAGCGATTGCCAAATGAGCGAAATTGGAGACAAAGCAATTTCAGGCGGGGAGAAATCGGAACTGAATGTTACATACTGTAAGATTGAAAATGCGAATATCGGGGTTGCATCAAAAGATTTAAGCCGATTAACACTCGATAAAATTGAAATTGACGGAGTAAATTATGGTTTTCTTGCCTTTGTTAAAAAGCCCGAATATGGCCCGGCCAGCATAACAATAAATAACCTGAAATTGAAGAATAAGCTGGTGTTTCATCAAATTGAGTTGGGCTCGGTACTGGAACTGAATGGCAAAAGAATAGAGGGAAGAGAAGAGGATTTAGCAGTTAAACTTTATCAATAA